The following proteins are co-located in the Peromyscus leucopus breed LL Stock unplaced genomic scaffold, UCI_PerLeu_2.1 scaffold_1243, whole genome shotgun sequence genome:
- the LOC114687426 gene encoding LOW QUALITY PROTEIN: carcinoembryonic antigen-related cell adhesion molecule 10-like (The sequence of the model RefSeq protein was modified relative to this genomic sequence to represent the inferred CDS: inserted 1 base in 1 codon; substituted 1 base at 1 genomic stop codon), producing the protein MELTSSPLHKAQVFWRGLLLTATAPFFHWYKGKNVDQRKEIARLVISRGKIEPGTVYSGREIIFPNASLLFLNVTRKDAGVYLLRVTMENFDEEKAYVQFQVHPSLVTYGTSPTTAQVTVEVVPPHIVEGNNVLLLVHNLPATVPFFHWYKGKXVDQRNEIARLVIPRRKLERGPVYSGRETLYPKGSLFFQNVTQKDAGVYLLRVTMENFDEEKVSVQFKVHQPVTLPSIQVTTTTTTTTTFNDLDSVFLTCFSKDMGIFIRWLFNGXSLRLTNRLKLSQNNSILSIDPVRRKDSGDYQCEVSNPVSSKRSDPIQLDII; encoded by the exons ATGGAGCTCACCTCATCCCCTCTCCACAAAGCACAGGTCTTCTGGAGGGGACTCCTGCTCACAG CGACAGCCCCATTTTTTCACTGGTACAAGGGGAAAAATGTTGATCAGAGGAAGGAAATTGCACGATTGGTAATATCCAGAGGTAAAATAGAACCCGGGACTGTGTACAGCGGCAGAGAGATAATATTCCCCAATGCATCCTTGCTCTTCCTGAATGTCACTCGGAAAGATGCAGGAGTCTATTTGCTACGTGTGACTATGGAAAACTTTGATGAAGAGAAGGCATATGTGCAGTTTCAGGTACACC cCTCACTTGTAACCTACGGGACCTCCCCCACCACTGCCCAAGTCACTGTGGAAGTAGTTCCACCCCACATTGTAGAAGGAAACAACGTGCTTCTACTTGTCCACAATCTGCCAGCAACAGTCCCATTTTTTCACTGGTACAAGGGAA ATGTTGATCAGAGGAATGAAATTGCGCGATTGGTAATACCCAGACGTAAACTAGAACGAGGGCCTGTATACAGCGGCAGAGAGACACTATACCCCAAAGGATCCTTGTTCTTCCAGAATGTTACTCAGAAAGATGCAGGAGTCTATTTGCTTCGTGTGACTATGGAAAACTTTGATGAAGAGAAGGTATCTGTGCAGTTTAAGGTTCACC AGCCAGTGACTCTGCCTTCCATCcaagtcaccaccaccaccaccaccaccaccacattcaaTGACCTGGACTCTGTGTTCCTGACCTGCTTCTCAAAAGACATGGGGATCTTCATCAGGTGGCTCTTCAATGGCTAGAGTCTGAGACTCACTAACAGGTTGAAGCTGTCCCAGAACAACAGCATCCTCAGCATAGACCCTGTCAGGAGGAAGGATTCTGGAGACTATCAGTGTGAGGTATCCAATCCAGTCAGTTCCAAAAGGAGTGACCCCATCCAGCTGGACATAATAG